One part of the [Synechococcus] sp. NIES-970 genome encodes these proteins:
- a CDS encoding thioredoxin family protein, which produces MSGSVLEITDSQFEQEVLSVNQDILVYFWASWCGPCRLVSPSINWAAQEYGDRLKVVKLEVDPNPEAVAQCQVEGVPALRFFRDHTVIASHEGAITKQALKDFIESQL; this is translated from the coding sequence GTGAGTGGCAGTGTTTTGGAAATTACCGATTCCCAGTTTGAGCAGGAAGTCCTCAGCGTTAACCAAGATATTTTGGTTTATTTTTGGGCCAGCTGGTGCGGACCTTGTCGGTTAGTTTCACCTTCGATCAATTGGGCCGCCCAGGAATATGGCGATCGCCTGAAGGTTGTAAAACTAGAGGTAGACCCCAATCCAGAAGCCGTCGCCCAGTGCCAAGTAGAGGGGGTACCTGCCCTGCGCTTTTTCCGGGATCACACTGTCATTGCCAGCCATGAAGGGGCAATCACCAAACAGGCCCTCAAAGATTTTATCGAGTCCCAGCTTTAG
- a CDS encoding VIPP1 protein, whose translation MGFLDRLGRVVKANLNDMVSKAEDPEKILEQAVADMGESLIQLRQSVARAIAAQKKTEQQLIKNQTEATTWQKKAELAINNGREDLAREALVRKKSFADTAAVLQQQVTQQNAQVKTLKENLLALESKIQEAKTKKDMLKARANAAKANVQLQSTMNNIDTSSAMSAFERMEDKIMELEAQSEATNVIGSSSLNQEFAQLEAASSIDDELAMLKAASQQTPALEAAKMVEEMEEVSDTPVETPEPTEADFAAVDAELEALRTQMKNL comes from the coding sequence ATGGGATTCCTAGATCGTCTTGGTCGCGTTGTCAAAGCCAACCTTAATGACATGGTCAGTAAGGCCGAAGACCCCGAAAAAATATTAGAGCAGGCCGTTGCCGATATGGGGGAAAGTTTAATACAACTGCGTCAGTCGGTGGCCCGGGCGATCGCCGCCCAGAAAAAAACAGAGCAACAACTGATCAAAAACCAGACCGAAGCAACCACTTGGCAAAAAAAAGCAGAACTGGCCATCAATAACGGCCGGGAAGACCTGGCCCGGGAAGCCCTTGTGCGCAAGAAAAGTTTTGCCGATACCGCCGCTGTCCTCCAGCAACAGGTCACCCAACAAAATGCCCAGGTCAAAACCCTCAAAGAAAATCTTTTGGCCCTAGAGAGCAAAATCCAAGAGGCCAAAACCAAAAAAGATATGCTCAAGGCCCGGGCCAACGCCGCCAAGGCAAATGTCCAGCTCCAGAGCACCATGAACAACATCGACACTAGCAGTGCGATGAGTGCCTTCGAGCGCATGGAAGACAAAATCATGGAACTCGAGGCCCAATCTGAGGCCACAAACGTCATCGGGAGTTCTAGCCTAAACCAGGAGTTTGCCCAACTTGAAGCCGCCAGCAGCATCGACGATGAATTGGCCATGCTCAAGGCTGCATCCCAGCAAACCCCTGCCCTAGAAGCCGCCAAGATGGTGGAAGAAATGGAAGAGGTGTCTGACACCCCCGTCGAAACCCCTGAACCGACGGAGGCCGATTTTGCGGCGGTAGATGCCGAGTTAGAAGCCCTGCGCACCCAGATGAAAAATCTCTAG
- a CDS encoding two-component hybrid sensor and regulator, with the protein MDLDDLRILLIEDNLAEAELLSELLTDIEMVQCHILHFFRLEKAITCLEEQSFDVILLDLSLPDSQGLSSLPLLMGVAPDIPIVVLTNTNDAELALEAVHQGAQDYLIKKNIAFDQETLLRSILYAIERKRNQQALKLVNDRLRQEMKIREGIQLKLEQSNQELAQFAYVASHDLKQPLASIYSWSQLLQVRYGDRLDEKGGSYLQAIQDSVRQMTQLIDDLLTYSRVDRMENTAVEVDCNLIVHQVCNRLSAAINQQQAKVAIDPLPTIKGNPLQISQIFQNLIENALKYSRTEVTPEITISVTQQNHHWVFSCRDNGIGIEPDYFEQIFYAFKRLHSQSQYAGTGIGLAVCKKIVQRYGGEIWVTSTFGEGSAFYFSFPMQVADSPAISGDPAD; encoded by the coding sequence ATGGACCTAGATGACCTACGGATTTTGCTAATCGAAGATAATCTGGCAGAAGCTGAACTCTTAAGTGAGCTGTTGACAGATATTGAGATGGTGCAATGCCATATTTTGCATTTTTTTCGTCTCGAAAAGGCGATCACCTGTCTAGAAGAGCAATCTTTTGATGTTATTTTGCTTGATTTGAGCCTGCCGGACAGTCAGGGATTGAGTTCTTTACCCCTCCTAATGGGGGTCGCCCCGGATATTCCGATTGTGGTGTTGACTAATACCAATGACGCAGAACTAGCCCTCGAAGCAGTACACCAGGGCGCCCAGGATTATTTAATTAAAAAAAATATCGCTTTCGACCAAGAAACACTTTTGCGCTCAATCCTCTACGCCATTGAACGCAAACGCAACCAACAGGCCCTCAAGCTTGTCAATGATCGCCTGCGCCAGGAAATGAAGATTCGCGAGGGGATCCAACTCAAGCTCGAACAATCCAACCAGGAGTTGGCGCAGTTTGCTTATGTGGCCTCCCATGACTTGAAGCAACCCTTAGCTAGTATTTACTCTTGGTCTCAATTGCTCCAGGTGCGCTATGGCGATCGCCTCGATGAAAAAGGAGGCAGCTATCTCCAAGCGATCCAAGACTCTGTGCGCCAGATGACCCAGTTGATTGACGATCTTTTGACCTACTCGCGGGTTGACCGGATGGAAAATACAGCCGTGGAAGTGGACTGTAATCTCATCGTCCACCAGGTCTGCAATCGCCTCAGCGCCGCCATCAATCAACAACAGGCAAAAGTGGCGATCGATCCCCTACCCACCATTAAAGGAAACCCCCTTCAAATCAGCCAAATTTTTCAAAATCTCATCGAAAATGCCCTGAAATATTCCCGCACTGAGGTGACCCCAGAAATTACAATTAGTGTCACCCAGCAGAACCACCACTGGGTTTTTAGTTGCCGCGATAACGGCATCGGCATTGAACCCGACTATTTTGAACAAATTTTCTACGCCTTCAAACGCCTCCATTCCCAGAGTCAATATGCTGGAACGGGAATTGGTTTAGCCGTCTGTAAAAAAATTGTCCAGCGCTATGGTGGCGAAATTTGGGTCACTTCCACCTTTGGGGAAGGCTCCGCCTTTTATTTTTCTTTCCCGATGCAGGTCGCTGATTCTCCCGCCATCTCTGGTGACCCAGCAGATTGA
- the trpB gene encoding tryptophan synthase, beta subunit, with protein MTISPISPQNITFSPNQPDAFGRFGQYGGKYVPETLMPALAELEAAYAQYRNDPAFQVELAGLLKDYVGRPSPLYFAERLTARYARPDGSGPQIYLKREDLNHTGAHKINNAIAQALLAKRMGKKRIIAETGAGQHGVATATVCARFGLECIIYMGVQDMERQALNVFRMKLLGATVRPVAAGTGTLKDATSEAIRDWVTNVETTHYILGSVAGPHPYPMMVRDFHAVIGAETREQCQEKWGGLPDILIACVGGGSNAMGLFHEFVQDTSVRLIGVEAEGSGIASGHHAATLTQGKPGVLHGAMSYLLQDTEGQVVEAHSISAGLDYPGVGPEHSYLKDTSRAEYFSVTDQDAVAAFRRVSELEGIIPALETSHAFAYLETLCPQLSGSPRIVINSSGRGDKDVQTVAKYLDTHGWD; from the coding sequence GTGACTATTTCTCCCATTTCCCCCCAAAACATCACCTTTAGCCCCAATCAACCGGATGCCTTTGGGCGTTTTGGGCAGTATGGCGGCAAATATGTACCAGAAACCTTGATGCCTGCCCTCGCGGAATTGGAGGCAGCCTATGCCCAATACCGCAATGACCCGGCATTCCAGGTAGAACTCGCTGGCTTACTCAAAGACTATGTCGGTCGTCCCAGTCCTCTGTACTTTGCAGAACGGCTCACGGCTCGTTATGCTCGCCCGGATGGGTCTGGCCCCCAGATTTATCTCAAGCGCGAAGATCTTAACCACACCGGGGCTCACAAAATCAATAATGCGATCGCCCAAGCCCTCCTCGCCAAACGCATGGGCAAAAAACGGATCATCGCGGAGACTGGCGCCGGTCAGCATGGCGTTGCGACGGCCACAGTCTGTGCTCGCTTTGGGCTAGAATGCATCATCTACATGGGGGTGCAGGATATGGAACGCCAAGCCCTGAATGTCTTTCGGATGAAATTGTTGGGGGCGACAGTACGGCCCGTTGCTGCGGGGACAGGAACCCTAAAAGACGCCACTTCTGAAGCGATTCGCGATTGGGTAACTAATGTAGAAACCACCCATTACATTCTCGGTTCCGTGGCTGGCCCCCACCCCTACCCGATGATGGTGCGAGACTTCCATGCCGTGATTGGTGCCGAAACCCGGGAGCAGTGCCAGGAGAAATGGGGCGGTCTGCCAGACATTCTCATTGCCTGTGTGGGGGGAGGCTCTAACGCCATGGGTCTATTCCATGAATTTGTTCAAGATACTTCTGTCCGCTTAATCGGGGTTGAAGCGGAGGGCTCTGGTATCGCTAGTGGCCACCACGCCGCGACCCTCACCCAGGGAAAACCAGGCGTTTTACACGGGGCAATGAGTTATTTACTCCAGGATACCGAAGGCCAAGTCGTAGAGGCCCATTCCATCAGTGCGGGGCTAGATTATCCTGGGGTCGGCCCGGAGCATAGCTATCTTAAAGACACATCCCGGGCAGAATATTTTAGTGTTACGGACCAAGATGCAGTGGCTGCATTCCGCAGAGTATCTGAATTAGAAGGGATTATTCCGGCCCTTGAAACATCCCATGCTTTTGCTTATTTAGAAACCCTTTGTCCTCAGTTATCGGGTAGCCCCCGGATTGTGATCAATAGTTCTGGGCGGGGCGATAAGGATGTGCAAACGGTAGCGAAATATCTTGATACCCACGGTTGGGATTAA
- a CDS encoding hypothetical protein (conserved hypothetical protein): MRLPLPQFAAGDRHPDYIAEVIETATTEFTAQCLEPEDLSFPVMPPFGSWVKSYDEESGNIVYGVVTYVTTAPIDSVHRARALGMSLEELREQQPQIFAMLKTEFRAAIVGFEIPNARRNNGQRGEVFQYLPPRPPQIHQSVYHCGPDEIIHFTDKLEFLRVLLQVNWVPPESLMAASVREVYRLRKGDRQWLIDVGRMISTLLKDDYDRLRYILSQIHW; the protein is encoded by the coding sequence ATGCGCCTCCCCTTACCCCAATTTGCCGCTGGTGATCGTCACCCCGATTACATTGCAGAGGTGATCGAAACGGCGACAACAGAGTTTACCGCCCAGTGTTTAGAGCCAGAAGACCTGAGTTTTCCGGTGATGCCCCCCTTTGGCAGTTGGGTCAAATCCTATGACGAAGAATCGGGCAACATTGTCTATGGCGTCGTTACCTATGTCACCACTGCTCCTATTGATTCTGTGCATCGGGCTAGAGCCCTGGGGATGAGTCTGGAAGAATTGCGAGAACAGCAGCCCCAGATTTTTGCGATGTTAAAAACAGAGTTTCGGGCCGCGATCGTCGGTTTTGAAATACCAAATGCTCGCCGCAATAATGGACAACGGGGGGAAGTGTTTCAGTATTTACCGCCCCGGCCACCACAAATTCATCAATCGGTCTACCATTGCGGGCCGGATGAAATTATCCATTTCACGGATAAATTAGAATTTTTGCGGGTGCTCCTCCAGGTTAATTGGGTTCCCCCAGAATCACTGATGGCCGCTTCGGTGCGAGAAGTGTATCGGCTGCGTAAAGGCGATCGCCAATGGCTCATTGACGTCGGCCGGATGATCAGTACCCTCCTCAAGGACGACTACGATCGCCTCCGTTATATCCTGAGCCAAATCCACTGGTAG
- a CDS encoding hypothetical protein (conserved hypothetical protein), with translation MILPGSTVRVINPDDTFYRFQGLVQRVTDGRVAVLFEGGNWDKIITFNLNELEETK, from the coding sequence ATGATTCTCCCCGGTAGCACTGTGCGCGTAATCAACCCTGACGACACTTTTTATCGGTTTCAGGGCCTTGTTCAGCGGGTCACTGACGGCCGCGTTGCCGTTCTTTTTGAGGGGGGAAACTGGGACAAGATTATTACCTTCAATCTCAACGAACTGGAAGAAACGAAGTAA
- a CDS encoding hypothetical protein (conserved hypothetical protein) has product MLQIPSFSETDHPLIQALHHYSDSNLLAFCQRYGDQGRYFVGIFCRYAPVLYTLIGNEGRSPVQVDYLFALIWRQIFHEMRTLNLEAQGCQSLQQWLLRVTAAYQDSLAVPPVESINYDIKRTPPPLWYYLEQALDLIPPLPRLVVVLADNFHWSSMRISAHLQGLGEDLTTEDVDYWIHQGRQLILTELPEDIRTIYFPESGAVGT; this is encoded by the coding sequence ATGCTTCAGATTCCGAGTTTTTCTGAAACGGATCATCCGTTAATCCAAGCTCTCCACCATTATAGCGATTCCAACCTCTTGGCTTTTTGTCAACGCTATGGGGATCAGGGCCGGTATTTTGTCGGGATTTTTTGTCGGTATGCTCCAGTTCTCTACACGTTGATTGGGAACGAAGGGCGATCACCTGTGCAGGTAGATTATCTTTTTGCATTGATTTGGCGGCAAATTTTCCATGAGATGCGCACCCTGAATTTAGAAGCGCAGGGCTGTCAATCTTTGCAGCAGTGGCTTTTACGCGTTACGGCTGCCTACCAAGACAGCCTGGCTGTCCCCCCGGTCGAAAGCATCAATTACGATATCAAACGAACACCGCCACCCCTCTGGTACTACCTAGAGCAAGCCCTCGATCTCATCCCTCCTTTGCCCCGTTTGGTGGTGGTGCTGGCGGATAATTTTCACTGGAGCTCGATGCGTATTTCGGCCCACCTCCAGGGTTTGGGGGAAGATTTAACCACCGAGGATGTGGACTATTGGATACACCAGGGCAGGCAATTGATTTTAACTGAGTTGCCTGAAGATATTCGCACCATTTATTTTCCGGAGTCTGGTGCCGTAGGGACGTAA
- a CDS encoding hypothetical protein (conserved hypothetical protein), translating into MTVAFSALLHFPLAAFFPAFDSLLSTQGIMVMLLCAYGVAMWMFLTTAPKVYTIMVSDLDVARGFYEGILQLPAADVPLHYYYNYEQTLGTAGLDPMYMGASPMAMGRSNTFQGTAGLWYQLKKNTQLHIVTGASLGKKNRQRHVCFDKECLETLLLRIQARRLKYKIRQEKPLNFLVKDWDERVIEIVEVAN; encoded by the coding sequence ATGACCGTTGCTTTTTCTGCATTACTTCATTTTCCCCTCGCTGCTTTTTTCCCTGCCTTTGATAGCCTCCTCTCAACCCAGGGCATTATGGTGATGTTGCTCTGCGCCTATGGGGTCGCCATGTGGATGTTTTTGACAACAGCCCCCAAGGTTTACACGATCATGGTTTCTGACCTGGATGTGGCCCGTGGTTTTTATGAAGGCATTTTGCAACTGCCGGCCGCCGATGTCCCGCTCCACTATTACTACAACTACGAGCAGACCCTAGGCACCGCAGGGCTTGACCCAATGTATATGGGCGCGAGCCCGATGGCTATGGGCCGCTCCAATACATTCCAAGGTACGGCAGGGTTATGGTATCAGTTGAAAAAAAATACCCAACTCCACATTGTCACCGGGGCGAGCTTAGGGAAGAAAAATCGCCAACGCCATGTATGCTTTGACAAAGAATGCTTAGAGACGCTGCTGCTCCGGATCCAAGCGCGTCGCCTCAAATACAAAATTCGCCAAGAGAAGCCCCTCAATTTTCTGGTAAAAGATTGGGACGAGCGGGTTATTGAAATCGTCGAAGTCGCCAACTAA
- the nadB gene encoding L-aspartate oxidase has translation MTNLPAQFDVVVIGSGAAGLYAALSLPNHLQVGLITKAKLRTGSSKWAQGGIAAAIAPTDSPDLHFRDTMEAGAGLCEPVAVQFLVNHAPEAIAHLVEMGVAFDRKDGDLAMTLEAAHSRPRVLHSADTTGKAIITTLIEQVLERPNIHVVAQAFALQLWRDGTGHCRGVSILFEHKIQWLTAGAVIVATGGGGQIFAQTTNPTVSTGDGVALAWRAGAQLRDLEFFQFHPTALTKPNAPHFLISEAVRGEGAHLLGFNGDRFAFDYHPAGELAPRDVVSRAIFSYLAENAGDPANAHVYLDLSVIPEEKIRRRFPNIIRMCAEWGVDVFSEPIPVAPAAHYWMGGVATNTACETSIPGLYAIGETASTGVHGANRLASNSLLECLVFAAQLRHLAPTKTTEPLPHPPLLTLDQHWAKESVKVQTIRADLPLLLWQSAGICRERQILTEAIAQVADWQTQLKRMAMAQFLHLEPGQVMQLNHPDAEMEIRLYAEVCNLTDVALLILKSALWRTESRGGHYRTDYPETQPDWQVHTLVEGENLRRSPKLFPG, from the coding sequence GTGACCAATTTGCCTGCTCAATTTGATGTGGTTGTCATCGGGAGTGGTGCAGCGGGGTTGTATGCGGCATTGTCTTTGCCCAATCACCTCCAGGTGGGGCTGATTACCAAAGCGAAGTTGCGCACCGGATCGAGCAAGTGGGCCCAGGGCGGCATTGCGGCGGCGATCGCCCCCACTGATTCCCCAGATTTACATTTTCGAGACACAATGGAGGCCGGTGCTGGCCTCTGCGAACCGGTAGCGGTGCAATTTTTAGTCAACCATGCCCCAGAGGCGATCGCCCACTTGGTAGAAATGGGCGTCGCCTTTGATCGCAAGGACGGTGACTTGGCCATGACCCTGGAGGCAGCCCATTCCCGGCCCCGGGTACTCCATTCCGCCGATACTACCGGGAAAGCAATTATTACAACCCTCATTGAGCAGGTTTTAGAAAGACCCAACATCCATGTTGTCGCCCAAGCGTTTGCCTTGCAACTATGGCGTGATGGAACAGGCCACTGCCGGGGTGTCAGCATTCTGTTTGAACATAAAATTCAATGGCTAACGGCGGGGGCCGTGATTGTCGCGACGGGGGGCGGTGGGCAGATCTTCGCCCAAACCACAAATCCGACGGTGAGTACCGGTGATGGGGTTGCCCTTGCCTGGCGTGCTGGGGCCCAGCTGCGGGATCTCGAATTTTTTCAGTTCCACCCGACGGCCCTGACAAAACCCAATGCGCCCCATTTTTTGATCAGTGAAGCAGTGCGGGGAGAGGGAGCGCATTTATTGGGATTTAATGGTGATCGCTTTGCCTTTGATTACCACCCTGCCGGGGAATTAGCCCCCCGTGATGTGGTCAGTCGTGCCATTTTTAGCTATCTGGCCGAAAACGCCGGAGATCCCGCCAATGCCCACGTTTATCTTGATTTGAGTGTTATTCCCGAGGAAAAAATTCGCCGTCGCTTCCCCAATATCATTCGCATGTGTGCCGAGTGGGGGGTCGATGTTTTCTCAGAACCGATCCCCGTTGCCCCCGCTGCCCATTATTGGATGGGGGGAGTTGCCACAAATACGGCCTGTGAAACCTCGATCCCAGGGCTCTATGCCATTGGTGAAACTGCCAGTACAGGGGTACATGGAGCGAATCGTTTAGCGAGTAATTCCCTGCTAGAATGTCTCGTTTTCGCGGCGCAACTGCGTCATTTAGCCCCAACAAAAACAACGGAGCCCCTCCCGCACCCCCCGCTACTCACCCTCGACCAGCACTGGGCAAAGGAATCCGTTAAGGTGCAAACCATCCGCGCTGATCTGCCCCTCCTCCTCTGGCAAAGTGCTGGAATTTGTCGCGAACGGCAAATCCTCACGGAGGCGATCGCCCAAGTCGCCGACTGGCAAACCCAACTGAAACGGATGGCCATGGCGCAATTTCTTCACCTAGAGCCCGGGCAGGTAATGCAACTGAATCACCCTGATGCCGAGATGGAAATCCGTCTCTATGCCGAGGTTTGTAACTTAACGGATGTGGCGTTGTTAATTCTCAAAAGTGCCCTATGGCGCACCGAAAGTCGAGGGGGACATTACCGTACAGATTATCCTGAAACTCAGCCAGATTGGCAGGTGCATACCCTTGTAGAAGGTGAAAATTTACGGCGATCACCCAAGTTATTTCCTGGGTAA
- a CDS encoding ferritin-like domain protein, DpsA family, with the protein MVTTLKTRLETTSSQSQGASLTIAQSLSHLLADTYLLYLKTQNFHWNVEGHLFYGLHNLLEDQYKALAIAVDDIAERIRVLGLSAPGSFQQFLELSSLQEATGLSSAEEMINQLAEDHQILSEKLKGILRQAEQSNDVSTAELLSGRVRSHEKQAWMLSSILR; encoded by the coding sequence ATGGTCACCACCCTCAAAACTCGTCTTGAAACAACAAGCTCACAATCCCAAGGGGCATCTTTGACGATCGCCCAATCTCTCTCCCATTTACTCGCAGATACCTATCTGCTGTATCTGAAAACGCAAAATTTTCACTGGAATGTAGAAGGGCACCTTTTTTATGGCCTCCACAATCTGTTGGAGGATCAATACAAAGCTTTGGCGATCGCCGTTGATGACATTGCCGAACGGATTCGCGTCTTGGGCCTATCGGCACCAGGTTCGTTTCAACAGTTTCTTGAGTTGAGTTCTCTACAGGAGGCGACTGGCCTTTCTAGTGCCGAAGAAATGATTAATCAGTTGGCGGAGGATCACCAGATTCTGAGTGAAAAACTCAAGGGGATTTTACGCCAGGCAGAACAAAGTAATGACGTTTCTACGGCAGAACTCCTCAGCGGTCGTGTCCGCAGCCACGAGAAACAAGCCTGGATGCTTAGCAGCATTCTCCGGTAA
- a CDS encoding hypothetical protein (conserved hypothetical protein): MANQLNTSIAQNKDQQKRYKEQVKAQIDKIDARIDEFRAKVDQVEAEGKLQYNNLLEEMMTKRDAAQKKFESLQNASESAWDDLQKGFESAWQELDQSFQKALQNF; this comes from the coding sequence ATGGCTAACCAACTCAACACTTCTATCGCGCAAAATAAAGACCAACAGAAGCGCTACAAAGAACAGGTCAAGGCGCAAATTGATAAGATTGATGCTCGCATTGACGAATTTCGGGCAAAAGTCGACCAGGTCGAAGCAGAAGGCAAGCTCCAGTATAACAACCTACTGGAAGAAATGATGACAAAGCGAGATGCTGCTCAGAAAAAATTTGAGTCACTCCAAAATGCAAGTGAATCAGCTTGGGACGATCTCCAGAAAGGTTTTGAAAGTGCTTGGCAAGAATTAGATCAGTCCTTTCAGAAAGCATTACAGAATTTCTAA
- a CDS encoding metallo-beta-lactamase superfamily hydrolase → MASQHQRRSHNVPGDFYVDCSCIDCDTCRWLSPDIFNRQDQQSAVYHQPETPAQRRTALQALLACPTASIGVETAPRDLKAIQEEFPLPIVENIYYCGYHSRKSFGATSYFIRHPEGNILVDSPRFQPALVKQLEALGGVKYLFLTHRDDVADHQKFHDHFGCDRLLHRADLRPGTQSVEIILEGTEPQSFLSNCLLIPVPGHTEGHVVLLYDNQYLFTGDHLAFSARLGHLTGFRNHCWYSWTAQIASMKNLLAYPITWILPGHGRRYQAEPNKLHQDLQACIRWMESVA, encoded by the coding sequence ATGGCCAGCCAACATCAGCGGCGATCGCACAATGTACCCGGTGACTTTTATGTAGATTGCAGTTGTATTGACTGTGATACTTGCCGTTGGCTCAGTCCAGATATTTTCAACCGCCAAGATCAGCAATCCGCCGTCTATCATCAGCCCGAAACTCCTGCCCAGCGACGCACTGCTCTCCAAGCTCTGCTGGCTTGTCCAACGGCTTCGATTGGTGTTGAGACTGCTCCTAGAGACTTGAAGGCTATTCAAGAAGAATTTCCCCTCCCCATTGTCGAGAATATTTACTACTGCGGTTATCATTCGCGCAAATCCTTTGGGGCGACCAGTTATTTCATCCGGCATCCAGAGGGGAATATTCTCGTAGATTCTCCCCGTTTTCAACCGGCCCTGGTCAAGCAATTAGAAGCTTTAGGGGGGGTGAAATATTTGTTTTTGACCCACCGGGACGATGTGGCGGATCACCAGAAATTCCATGACCATTTTGGTTGCGATCGCCTTTTGCACCGGGCCGATCTCCGGCCGGGAACCCAAAGTGTAGAAATCATTCTGGAGGGTACAGAGCCGCAGTCTTTCCTCTCAAATTGTTTGTTGATCCCAGTGCCAGGCCATACCGAAGGTCACGTTGTGCTGCTGTATGACAATCAATACCTATTCACGGGGGATCATTTAGCTTTTTCTGCCAGACTCGGCCATTTGACAGGTTTCCGCAATCATTGCTGGTATTCTTGGACAGCGCAAATCGCCTCCATGAAAAACCTCCTTGCCTACCCAATCACCTGGATTTTGCCGGGCCATGGCCGTCGCTACCAAGCGGAGCCTAACAAGCTACACCAGGATTTGCAAGCTTGTATCCGGTGGATGGAGTCTGTTGCATGA
- the hisC gene encoding histidinol-phosphate amidotransferase, giving the protein MSFLRSDLAQLQAYVSHPGGPTKTPVDILDTNESPYDLPVDLKKTLAEHYQNQIATNRYPDGGHGPLKERIAAYVNRSGGLQGEIQAAQISVGNGSDELIRSLLIATCLGGEGSILVADPTFSMYRILAQTLGVAAVAITRKPDDFSWDLAAAQAMIDKPEGPPVRVVFVVHPNSPTGQCLTPQEIAWLQSLPADILVVVDEAYFEFSQKTLVAEVLQRPNWVILRTFSKAFRLAALRVGYAIGSSAVIEALEKVRLPYNLPGFSQAAAQLALDHGDHLLATLSETRQERDSLYQALGQLPNFRVWPSEANFLYGRLEPWGAPQDHHLGAIVESLKEQGTLIRHTGGGLRISVGTPAENQRLLDRLADYLRSLPEHP; this is encoded by the coding sequence ATGTCCTTTTTGCGTTCTGATTTGGCCCAACTCCAAGCCTATGTCTCCCACCCCGGCGGCCCGACAAAAACTCCGGTCGATATTCTCGACACTAACGAAAGTCCCTATGATTTACCCGTCGATCTCAAGAAAACCTTAGCCGAGCATTACCAAAACCAGATCGCCACTAACCGTTATCCTGACGGGGGCCATGGGCCATTGAAGGAGCGCATTGCTGCCTATGTGAATCGTTCTGGCGGTTTGCAAGGAGAAATCCAGGCGGCCCAAATCTCCGTGGGCAACGGCTCTGATGAATTGATTCGTTCTCTTTTGATTGCCACCTGCTTGGGGGGCGAAGGATCGATTTTAGTGGCGGATCCCACATTTTCGATGTATCGCATCTTGGCGCAAACCTTGGGGGTTGCTGCCGTGGCGATCACCCGAAAACCAGACGATTTTAGCTGGGATCTGGCAGCGGCCCAAGCGATGATTGACAAACCCGAGGGGCCACCAGTGCGGGTCGTGTTTGTTGTGCACCCCAACTCCCCCACGGGCCAGTGTCTAACCCCACAAGAAATTGCTTGGCTCCAATCTTTACCCGCCGATATTCTCGTGGTGGTGGATGAGGCCTATTTCGAATTTAGCCAAAAAACCTTAGTGGCAGAGGTACTGCAGCGACCCAATTGGGTAATTCTGCGGACGTTTTCGAAGGCGTTCCGCCTAGCCGCCCTGCGGGTGGGTTACGCGATCGGCAGTTCAGCAGTAATCGAAGCCCTCGAAAAAGTACGCCTACCATACAATTTGCCGGGTTTCTCCCAGGCAGCCGCACAACTGGCCCTCGACCATGGCGATCACCTCCTCGCAACCCTATCCGAAACCCGGCAAGAACGAGATTCCCTATACCAAGCCCTGGGACAGCTCCCTAATTTCCGGGTGTGGCCCAGTGAGGCAAATTTCCTCTATGGTCGCCTGGAACCCTGGGGAGCACCTCAAGATCATCACCTCGGGGCAATCGTAGAATCTCTCAAAGAGCAAGGCACTTTGATCCGCCACACTGGGGGAGGACTACGCATCAGTGTCGGGACGCCCGCTGAGAATCAGCGCTTGTTAGATCGACTGGCAGATTATCTGCGGTCTTTACCTGAGCATCCCTAG